In Pseudorasbora parva isolate DD20220531a chromosome 20, ASM2467924v1, whole genome shotgun sequence, a single window of DNA contains:
- the LOC137049255 gene encoding zinc finger protein 260-like isoform X1, translating into MVRVCAIPNCGNRMRKYKNLHFHRLPFRDLEIVQLWLVVLQLDAQTPIEVLRDKDYRVCSEHFDKDDYKDTTQRGRLKKKAVPWMKTGATVEDKHRKKTLGKRLRSTRHTIIKMEFIKEETEDLKIEEVFSLKHEETEGQIKKEKSEDLKIEEVFSLKHEETEGQIKKEKSEDLKIEEVFSLKPEETEGQIKKEESEDLKIKEVFSLKHNEAEEQTKKDENDDIKIEETFRVKDEETEEQTDLMPLKEESQDLNEMEEKDQDKTHNDNITEETYFNCSQTKKTTSGKRAQKTWNIRKFTCRKCGLNFKTHGNLEAHLRVHSGRKLYTCQQCGVTFNQQGNLQAHMRTHTGEKAFNCKQCGLSFRQKEHLNYHMEIHTGESLFTCQQCGTRFTEKGNLEAHIRVHTEERLYRCQQCGTSFTENGNLEAHMRIHTGEKPFICQHCGKSFRQKGHLTYHMDIHNAEKPYTCPQCGKSFSREGNLKVHMRIHTGEKSFICPHCGDRFSQDGNLKSHMKIHTGRK; encoded by the exons atggttcgCGTGTGTGCCATTCCgaattgtggcaacagaatgCGAAAATACAAGAATTTACATTTTCACCGTCTTCCTTTTCGTGACCTCGAGATTGTGCAGTTGTGGCTTGTTGTACTTCAACTTGATGCGCAAACTCCCATAGAAGTACTACGCGATAAAGATTACCGCGTTTGCAGCGAACACTTTGACAAGGATGATTACAAAGACACAACACAGCGTGGCCGGTTGAAGAAAAAGGCAGTTCCATGGATGAAGACGGGTGcaactgtggag gacaaacacagaaaaaaaacccTGGGGAAGCGACTGAGATCCACAAGACACACTATTATAAAGAtggagtttattaaagaggagactGAAGACCTGAAGATTGAAGAAGTATTCAGTTtgaaacatgaagaaactgaggggcaaataaagaaagagaagagtgaAGACCTGAAGATTGAAGAAGTATTCAGTTtgaaacatgaagaaactgaggggcaaataaagaaagagaagagtgaAGACCTGAAGATTGAAGAAGTATTCAGTTTGAAACCTGAAGAAACTGAGGGGCAAATAAagaaagaggagagtgaagacctGAAGATTAAAGAAGTATTCAGTTTGAAACATAATGAAGCTGAGGAACAAACCAAGAAAGACGAGAACGATGACATTAAGATTGAAGAAACGTTCAGAGTGAAagatgaagaaactgaggaacaaacag ACCTGATGCCGTTGAAAGAGGAGAGTCAAGATCTGAATGAAATGGAAGAGAAAGATCAGGACAAGACACATAATGATAACATAACTGAAGAAACATATTTTAATTGCTCACAGACTAAAAAAACTACTTCAGGAAAAAGGGCTCAGAAAACATGGAATATCCGTAAGTTCACCTGCCGTAAGTGTGGACTAAATTTCAAAACGCATGGAAACCTTGAAGCCCATCTGAGAGTTCACTCTGGAAGGAAGctttacacctgccaacagtgtggagtAACTTTCAATCAACAAGGAAACCTTCAAGCTCACATGAGaactcacactggagagaaggcTTTCAACTGTAAACAGTGTGGATTGAGTTTCAGACAAAAAGAACACCTTAATTACCACATGgaaattcacactggagagagccTATTTACCTGTCAACAGTGTGGAACAAGATTCACTGAAAAAGGAAACCTTGAAGCTCACATCAGAGTTCACACTGAAGAGAGGCTTTACcgctgccaacagtgtggaacaAGTTTCACTGAAAATGGAAACCTTGAAGCTCACATgcgaattcacactggagagaagcctttcatcTGCCAAcactgtggaaagagtttcaggcAAAAAGGACACCTTACTTACCACATGGATATTCACAATGCAGAGAAGCCTTATACgtgccctcagtgtggaaagagtttcagtcgAGAAGGAAACCTTAAAgttcacatgagaattcacactggagagaaatcTTTTATCTGCCCTCACTGTGGAGACCGTTTCAGTCAAGATGGAAACCTTAAGTCGCACATGAAAATTCACACTGggaggaaataa
- the LOC137049255 gene encoding zinc finger protein OZF-like isoform X2: MEFIKEETEDLKIEEVFSLKHEETEGQIKKEKSEDLKIEEVFSLKHEETEGQIKKEKSEDLKIEEVFSLKPEETEGQIKKEESEDLKIKEVFSLKHNEAEEQTKKDENDDIKIEETFRVKDEETEEQTDLMPLKEESQDLNEMEEKDQDKTHNDNITEETYFNCSQTKKTTSGKRAQKTWNIRKFTCRKCGLNFKTHGNLEAHLRVHSGRKLYTCQQCGVTFNQQGNLQAHMRTHTGEKAFNCKQCGLSFRQKEHLNYHMEIHTGESLFTCQQCGTRFTEKGNLEAHIRVHTEERLYRCQQCGTSFTENGNLEAHMRIHTGEKPFICQHCGKSFRQKGHLTYHMDIHNAEKPYTCPQCGKSFSREGNLKVHMRIHTGEKSFICPHCGDRFSQDGNLKSHMKIHTGRK; this comes from the exons AtggagtttattaaagaggagactGAAGACCTGAAGATTGAAGAAGTATTCAGTTtgaaacatgaagaaactgaggggcaaataaagaaagagaagagtgaAGACCTGAAGATTGAAGAAGTATTCAGTTtgaaacatgaagaaactgaggggcaaataaagaaagagaagagtgaAGACCTGAAGATTGAAGAAGTATTCAGTTTGAAACCTGAAGAAACTGAGGGGCAAATAAagaaagaggagagtgaagacctGAAGATTAAAGAAGTATTCAGTTTGAAACATAATGAAGCTGAGGAACAAACCAAGAAAGACGAGAACGATGACATTAAGATTGAAGAAACGTTCAGAGTGAAagatgaagaaactgaggaacaaacag ACCTGATGCCGTTGAAAGAGGAGAGTCAAGATCTGAATGAAATGGAAGAGAAAGATCAGGACAAGACACATAATGATAACATAACTGAAGAAACATATTTTAATTGCTCACAGACTAAAAAAACTACTTCAGGAAAAAGGGCTCAGAAAACATGGAATATCCGTAAGTTCACCTGCCGTAAGTGTGGACTAAATTTCAAAACGCATGGAAACCTTGAAGCCCATCTGAGAGTTCACTCTGGAAGGAAGctttacacctgccaacagtgtggagtAACTTTCAATCAACAAGGAAACCTTCAAGCTCACATGAGaactcacactggagagaaggcTTTCAACTGTAAACAGTGTGGATTGAGTTTCAGACAAAAAGAACACCTTAATTACCACATGgaaattcacactggagagagccTATTTACCTGTCAACAGTGTGGAACAAGATTCACTGAAAAAGGAAACCTTGAAGCTCACATCAGAGTTCACACTGAAGAGAGGCTTTACcgctgccaacagtgtggaacaAGTTTCACTGAAAATGGAAACCTTGAAGCTCACATgcgaattcacactggagagaagcctttcatcTGCCAAcactgtggaaagagtttcaggcAAAAAGGACACCTTACTTACCACATGGATATTCACAATGCAGAGAAGCCTTATACgtgccctcagtgtggaaagagtttcagtcgAGAAGGAAACCTTAAAgttcacatgagaattcacactggagagaaatcTTTTATCTGCCCTCACTGTGGAGACCGTTTCAGTCAAGATGGAAACCTTAAGTCGCACATGAAAATTCACACTGggaggaaataa